The nucleotide sequence AACTCCAATCCAAAACGCTTTTCATCCCAATGAATAGAGGCTATTAGGGAGTCCATGGCATGTCGAGTCTTCTTGAGGTCATGCGGCTCAACCCAGATCTGCAGTAACTTCTTAGCACCGCTGCTAGTGGTGATGGTCTCTTCAATACATTCCAACTTACCAGCAACCAAGGCAAACAAATAGGAGGGCTTAGGAAATGGGTCTTCCCAAGTAGCGCTATGCCATCCATTAGGTAGTTTTTCTGTAGTTAGTAAGTTGCCGTTGGATAACAGCACCGGGCACTCTGCTTCGCGTGCACGCAATGTCACGCGATAACGCGCCATCACATCCGGGCGATCCAAGAAGTAAGTAATCTTCCTGAAACCCTCTGCCTCACATTGAGTGAAAAAGTTCCCATTAGAAACATACAAGCCCATCAGAGTAGTATTTTTTTCTGGGATGCAAACGCAAATAATTTCTACGACAAACTTTTCTTTACCTTCATTTGGCAGCGAATGAATCGTCAGTGTTTCTGGTGTTAACTCAAAATGGCGATGCGCTTCACCATTGATGCGCAAACTGACAAACTCGAGTTCTTGCCCAACTAAAACCAATGGGGCTCCTGGCTTAAAGCTTTTGCCTGGCAAAACCTCAATACGACTTTTCACAACAGTTCGCGCTGGATCCAGAGCGATATCGAGCTCGACGTGATCGAAGGTGTATACAGGCGGGAGGTATTCGAGCCTACGAAAGCTCTGGGGGAGATCAGTTTTCATGAACCTATTTTAAGTCTAGGCTGGCAGACTGGTTGTCTCGTTATCTCAGGCCCATATTAGGGTGGCCAAGCCAATAGCAATAAAAGTAACTGCCGCCACTGCATGAACCCACTTAATGGGCATACGTTTCGTGAATTTCTGACCAATCCAGACGGCAGGGGCATTTGCCAGCATCATCCCCAATGTGGTGCCAACCGTTACGGAGAATACGTCCTCATAACGGGCGCCTAAGGCAATGGTCGCAATTTGCGTCTTATCACCCATCTCAGCCAAAAAGAATAAGCCTACCGTGAGTAAAAATACTTGGAGAGCCCTATCGGCTACCTTAGAACCAGCCGCATCATCAATATGATCTGGTACTAGTAACCATAAGCCGATTCCTAAAAAGCTCAAACCCAAAATCCAACGCATCACATCCGGTGACACTAGGGTGGTAAGCCAATGACCCAATAAGGCAGCACAAGCATGATTAGCAATCGTGGCAATAAAGATGCCCGCAATGATCGCTAACGCCTGCTTGGGATAGCGAGCCGCTAGCATCAATGAAAGTAATTGGGTTTTATCGCCCATCTCCGCTAGGGCAACCACCCCAGCAGAGAGGGTTAAGGCTGAAAAATCCATAAATGACTAGGTCCAGTAGGTTTTGCGTATTAGGGCTAGTTTAAATCCTAGCCCTCACTAGACCCACTCAATTTGGATATGTATGGCTACGCCACTAAAAGCTCCTCGGCTATTGCATAGTCCAAACCTTGAGCCATCGCAACAGGTTTAGATGTCAGCATCCCTTTGTGCACACTCAAACCATTGCGCAAGTGATGATCAATTGAGAGCGCTTTCATAACTCCCCGGTTTGCCAAAGCCTCAACAAACGGATAAGTCGCGTTGGTTAAAGCAAAGGTAGATGTTCTTGCAACTGCTCCGGGCATATTGGCAACGCAATAATGAATTACACCGTCCACCACGAAGGTTGGGTCCGCATGCGTAGTAGGCTTGGATGTTTCAAAACAGCCACCTTGATCAATGGCAACATCCACCACAACCGAACCAGGCTTCATTGTTTTAATCATGTCATGCGTAACCAACTTGGGAGCTGCTGCACCAGGTAGCAAAACCGCTCCAATCACGACATCAGCTTCACATACCTCTTGTTCAATCAGTAAACTGTCAGAATAAAAAGTTCTCACTCGATTGCCATAGAACATATCGATCTGGCGTAAGCGATCAATATCACGATCAAAGATGCAAACATCAGCCCCCATGCCAACCGCTATTTGCAAAGCATTACGGCCCACCACTCCACCACCCAGAATGACAATCTTTGCTGGCGATACACCAGGAACACCTGCCATCAACACACCTAAGCCACCATTGGTCTTTTCTAAATGGGATGCAGCTGCCTGAATAGACATGCGGCCAGCTACTTCACTCATGGGCGCCAATAGAGGGAGGGCGCCATTCATAGCAGTCACTGTTTCATAGGCAATACAGGTAGCGCCTGATTGCAACAAAGCTTTTGTCTGCCTTGGATCTGGTGCTAAGTGTAAATAGGTAAACAGAATTTGATCCTCGCGCAACATGGCACATTCTTGCGCCTGAGGCTCTTTGACTTTCACAATCATCTCCGCCCTTTGAAACACTTCTGCTGCACTATTCACGAGGCCGGCACCGGCAAGCCGATAAGACTCATCCGTTAAGCCAATTTGCTCGCCAGCACCTCTCTGAATCAGAACAGAATGCCCCTGTTTACAAAGTCCACTGACATTACCGGGGGTTAATCCAACCCGGAACTCATTATTTTTAACCTCTTGAGGTACGCCAATAATCATTGCCTTCTCCTATTATTTAAAGTCACGTTGGTTTGCTGTTTTGCGATGTAGGCCCACGACATAAAACATTGCGAGATACACGCCCAATAAACACGGCCCCACGATGAGTGCGATCCGTGCATCCTCATGAAAGCCCATCAACACCACCACCAATCCGATAAATGCCAGAGCAAACCATGAGGAATACGGCCACCAAGGAGCGCGATACCCTAATTCTGCCACTTGGGATTTGGACAGCGAGCGACGGAATTTGATCTGTGTAATCAAGATCGCGATCCAAACCATTAAGCCAATAAAGGTCACTGCAGCCATCATGTATTGAAAGGCTTTGTCAGGTACAAAGTAGTTCAGTACTACACCTGACATGCAGACTCCGACTGTGGTCATCACCGCACGATGAGGAACGCCGTACCTAGAAAGCTTTGAGAAGGATCTGGGAGCGTAGCCGTTAGACGATAAGGAGTACAACAAGCGTCCACCGCTAAAAATGCCGGCATTACAAGAAGAGAGCGCTGCAGTGATCACGACAAAGTTAATTAAGCCTGCCGCTTCTCGCAAACCCAGCCTCTCAAACATTACTACAAATGGACTGCCTTGCTGCCCAACTTGATTCCAGGGAAAGATAGCCAAAATAACCAAGATGGCACCCATATAGAAAATGAGAATACGCCAAGCTAAAGAATCAATGGCCATCGGAATGGTTTTTTGTGGGCTCTCTGCCTCGCCCGCAGAAAGACCAATCATTTCTATACCAACATAAGCAAACAAGACCATTTGCAATGACAACAACATTCCGCCGATACCATTTGGAAAGAAGCCGCCGTGTTGCCATAAATTATTCAGGCCAATGGGCTGCCAATCATTCGTAAAGCCAAACAAGATGACTGAACCTCCAAGCGCAATCATCGCGACAATCGCAACTACTTTAATAAGGGCAAACCAAAACTCAAACTCTCCAAATACCTTTACTGCAATCAGGTTGATTAAACCCATCATCACGATAGAAGAAAGTGCCCAAATCCACTGCGGGGTTTCAGGAAACCAAATGCCCATATAGATGCCAACCGCTGTGACTTCAGCAATTCCAACCACAATCCAATAAGTCCAATATCCCCAACCCACCATATACCCCGCTAGTGGACCCACATACGTATTGGCGTAGGCTGCGAAAGAACCGGCTACAGGTTCATGCACCGCCATTTCACCAAGTGTCCGCAGAACAATGAAGGCAACAATGCCTGCCAGCAAATAACCCAGAAGAATAGACGGACCTGCTATTTGAATTGCGCTAGCTGACCCCAGAAATAATCCAACGCCGATCGTTGAGCCTAAGGCCATCAAACGAATATGCCGTACTTTGAGGTGACGTTTTAAGCCAGATTGTTCAGTCTGCAAGGGAGACCTCCTTTCGATTTGTCATTGGCAACTTGCCAACGGAGCAAAGTCTAGGGAGGACTGGTGATCAGTACTAGAGGAGGAAAATTACTAAAGTGATAAATTAAATAAATCTATTTAGGAAAATATTGAAATGTCTTTGAAATCAACGCAGAGTTTGAAATAAATTATTTCTGATTGCAAAAGAATCAGTAATTTCCTACAGGGAATCCCCTTAAGGATTTACGGCAATTTTTGAGAAAAATTTACTGCGCAGAGATGAGATTCAGAATTTCTGCTGCAGCTGCAAGCCCACAAGCAGCCGTTACCATCACGGTAGAGCCATAACCCGTGCAGGCGAGGCCTCCGCTGGAAGCCCCCGCTCGTGGTTCATACGAGTAGATCGCGCGAATGCCCATTTTTTTCTTGAGATTTCTAGAGAAACCATGATCCTGTCTTAACCCTTGGCGAACCTTAGCCAATAAAGCATCTTGTTCGGTACGAGAAAGATCTTCGCAGCGTACTGATGTGGGGTCTGACTTGCCACCAGCGGCGCCACACATGACTAAAGCACGATTATTTTTCACGGCCCACACTGATAAAGCAATTTTGGTTTGTACTGAATCAGTCGCATCCAATACCAATGCATTTGCTGGAATGAGTCGATCTAAGTTTTCTGGCTCTAAGAATTCATCGTAAGCAGTCAACTTGATCTCTGGGTTAATTTGCAGAATGCGCTCCTTCATCGCCTCGACTTTTGCTTTACCGAACTGCCCTTCTATGGCGTGCAGCTGTCGATTGGTATTGCTTTCGGAGATATGATCAAAATCAATAATGACAAGGTGTCCAATACCAGTTCGGGCTAAGGCCTCTGCTGCCCAGGACCCAACTCCACCTAGACCAGCCACAACAACCGTTGCATTCAGAAAGCGCTCGCGCAGTTCTGGCCCATAGAGTCGTGAGACCCCGCCAAAACGACGATTTTCTAAGCTGCCTTCTACCTTGTCTTCTGCCATAGCTTCTCTTTATACTGAATAAATGGACCCCATTGCACAACTTCGCAAAAACTATACCTTTGGTCAGCTCTCAGAGACCGAGGTTCCCCAAGACCCGCTTCAGCTTTTCAAGCTTTGGTTTGATCAAGCGGTGAAAGCAGAATGTCCTGAACCCAACTCAATGACCTTGGCAACGGCTAACCAGGCTGGCAATCCATCAGCCCGTATTGTCTTACTAAAAGGCGCAGACCAAAATGGCTTTACCTTTTTTACTAACTACGAGAGTCAAAAAGGCAAAGACTTGGCCATCCGCCCTCAAGCAGCCCTCCTCTTCCATTGGCATGAATTAGAGCGCCAGGTACGTATTCAGGGTGTTGTTGAGCGAGTTAGTGCAGCTGAAAGTGATGAGTACTTCCATTCTCGCCCAGCCGCTTCCAGAATTGGTGCCTGGGCCTCGCCTCAGAGCGCCGCCATCCCAAACCGTGAATTCTTAGAAGAAGCGGAAAAACGTTTTAAGACAGAGTTTGGCAATACCCCTCCACGTCCAGAACATTGGGGTGGTTACCGCCTGCGCCCCAATGAAATTGAATTCTGGCAAGGTCGCCCATCTAGATTGCATGACCGCATGCACTACAAACTAGCAGGTGCCAACTGGCGAGTGAATCGCCTAGCGCCCTAGAGACCTTTAATCCTCAGGAATACTGCGGCGCTATGAGTGATTTAAATTTCGCTCTAAATTTAGCTAGCTTAGGTGCAACTACTGCCATGCAATATCCTTGAT is from Polynucleobacter sp. MWH-S4W17 and encodes:
- a CDS encoding TMEM165/GDT1 family protein, which produces MDFSALTLSAGVVALAEMGDKTQLLSLMLAARYPKQALAIIAGIFIATIANHACAALLGHWLTTLVSPDVMRWILGLSFLGIGLWLLVPDHIDDAAGSKVADRALQVFLLTVGLFFLAEMGDKTQIATIALGARYEDVFSVTVGTTLGMMLANAPAVWIGQKFTKRMPIKWVHAVAAVTFIAIGLATLIWA
- the ald gene encoding alanine dehydrogenase, encoding MIIGVPQEVKNNEFRVGLTPGNVSGLCKQGHSVLIQRGAGEQIGLTDESYRLAGAGLVNSAAEVFQRAEMIVKVKEPQAQECAMLREDQILFTYLHLAPDPRQTKALLQSGATCIAYETVTAMNGALPLLAPMSEVAGRMSIQAAASHLEKTNGGLGVLMAGVPGVSPAKIVILGGGVVGRNALQIAVGMGADVCIFDRDIDRLRQIDMFYGNRVRTFYSDSLLIEQEVCEADVVIGAVLLPGAAAPKLVTHDMIKTMKPGSVVVDVAIDQGGCFETSKPTTHADPTFVVDGVIHYCVANMPGAVARTSTFALTNATYPFVEALANRGVMKALSIDHHLRNGLSVHKGMLTSKPVAMAQGLDYAIAEELLVA
- a CDS encoding amino acid permease, whose translation is MALGSTIGVGLFLGSASAIQIAGPSILLGYLLAGIVAFIVLRTLGEMAVHEPVAGSFAAYANTYVGPLAGYMVGWGYWTYWIVVGIAEVTAVGIYMGIWFPETPQWIWALSSIVMMGLINLIAVKVFGEFEFWFALIKVVAIVAMIALGGSVILFGFTNDWQPIGLNNLWQHGGFFPNGIGGMLLSLQMVLFAYVGIEMIGLSAGEAESPQKTIPMAIDSLAWRILIFYMGAILVILAIFPWNQVGQQGSPFVVMFERLGLREAAGLINFVVITAALSSCNAGIFSGGRLLYSLSSNGYAPRSFSKLSRYGVPHRAVMTTVGVCMSGVVLNYFVPDKAFQYMMAAVTFIGLMVWIAILITQIKFRRSLSKSQVAELGYRAPWWPYSSWFALAFIGLVVVLMGFHEDARIALIVGPCLLGVYLAMFYVVGLHRKTANQRDFK
- a CDS encoding ThiF family adenylyltransferase, which produces MAEDKVEGSLENRRFGGVSRLYGPELRERFLNATVVVAGLGGVGSWAAEALARTGIGHLVIIDFDHISESNTNRQLHAIEGQFGKAKVEAMKERILQINPEIKLTAYDEFLEPENLDRLIPANALVLDATDSVQTKIALSVWAVKNNRALVMCGAAGGKSDPTSVRCEDLSRTEQDALLAKVRQGLRQDHGFSRNLKKKMGIRAIYSYEPRAGASSGGLACTGYGSTVMVTAACGLAAAAEILNLISAQ
- the pdxH gene encoding pyridoxamine 5'-phosphate oxidase, whose protein sequence is MDPIAQLRKNYTFGQLSETEVPQDPLQLFKLWFDQAVKAECPEPNSMTLATANQAGNPSARIVLLKGADQNGFTFFTNYESQKGKDLAIRPQAALLFHWHELERQVRIQGVVERVSAAESDEYFHSRPAASRIGAWASPQSAAIPNREFLEEAEKRFKTEFGNTPPRPEHWGGYRLRPNEIEFWQGRPSRLHDRMHYKLAGANWRVNRLAP